TAACATTAATGAAATCACTCTCTTTAGCATGGATGAGAGCAGTTCTTTTATTAAGGGAGACTTTCCAATGGACATCATCCCATCTGAAAAAGATCAGGATTTCCTGGAAAAGCATATTCCAAAAAGTTTCAGGGGATTCAACAAAAAAGTAAAATTAAGTACTCCTGATACTTTCTGAGATAATAATCAGCTTTAATAAACAGGTTGATCTACGCATTGATACACAGGATGTTATACGAATAGGTTAATATTAAAATACCGTTTATCTCCTCAATAAATGTGAACTTATTGGGAGAGTAACTTCTGTGGAAATCCCGGTTTAAAATCAGAAAATGGGGTTTAATTTAAAATAAAACAGGAAAATCTGATTTTTTATTTGCCCATTTACCAACGGTTACATAGTTTTGTATCGAATTCCAGCAATAAATTTGCATTAACGTTAACTAACTAAAGGAGTTATAATGAGCAGAATCGAACAAGTTAAAAACATGGTTGCTGAACTGGAAGACGACATGAATAAGTTTTACGAGAAGGGAAATAAAGCAGCCGGAACAAGAGCGCGTAAGCAATTGCAAGAGCTCAAAAAAGTTTCTCAAGAAATTCGTCTTGAAATCCAGGATATGAAAAATTCCGGTAAGGTTTAAAAAAGCCTTTTATTGACGATTTAAAGCCGCTTTTTTGGAGCGGCTTTTTTTATTTAAAAAAAGTTCAAAAACTTTTGAACATCGCTTGACATAGGTTACATCAACCTCTTATATTTGTGCCCGTTCGATACAAACAAACGTATTGAACAACTGTCATTCCTCGGTAGCTCAGTGGCAGAGCAGTTGACTGTTAATCAATTGGTCGTAGGTTCGAATCCTACCCGGGGAGCACAAAGCCGATCAACGTAAGTTGGTTGGCTTTTTTTGTTTTATGAAATACTACCTTTACATACTCCAATCAAAAGTCAAAGAAACCTACTATGTAGGAATGTCCAATGATCCGGACAGACGACTTCACTTTCATAATACAGACAATAGAAAAGCACACACCAGTCGATATCGTCCATGGAAGATCGCTTATTCACATCCTTTAGAATCAAAAAAAGAAGCTATAGCAGCAGAAAGCAAGGTAAAAAGCTGGAAAAGTAAGAAGATGATCCGGCTGCTTATTGAAGATGTAATTAACATTGAAGATTATCTATAATCTGGCAGAGCAGTTGACTGTTACTCCGACAGCTGTCGGAGCGTAGGTTCTCCCGAAAACTTTCGGGACTACCCGGGGAGCCACTTATACTTAATGTGCGAACATTGATTTTTTCAGAGTTCGCATTTTTTATTTCAACCCACTCCAACTCTATCTCTTTTTCTGTAATGTAAGGTTCGCCAAAAGATTAGCTCATATCAATTAGAACACGAATAACTC
This is a stretch of genomic DNA from Rhodohalobacter barkolensis. It encodes these proteins:
- a CDS encoding histone H1, producing MSRIEQVKNMVAELEDDMNKFYEKGNKAAGTRARKQLQELKKVSQEIRLEIQDMKNSGKV
- a CDS encoding GIY-YIG nuclease family protein, with amino-acid sequence MKYYLYILQSKVKETYYVGMSNDPDRRLHFHNTDNRKAHTSRYRPWKIAYSHPLESKKEAIAAESKVKSWKSKKMIRLLIEDVINIEDYL